The Pectobacterium parmentieri genome segment ATGCGTAAACAGGATATTATCTTCGCGATTCTGAAACAGCATGCCAAAAGTGGCGAGGATATTTTCGGCGATGGTGTGCTGGAGATACTGCAGGATGGCTTCGGCTTTCTCCGCTCCGCAGATAGCTCCTACCTCGCAGGCCCCGATGATATCTACGTTTCTCCCAGCCAAATCCGCCGTTTCAATCTCCGCACTGGTGACACCATTTCTGGCAAGATTCGTCCGCCGAAAGAGGGTGAGCGCTATTTTGCACTGTTGAAAGTTAACGAAGTTAACTACGACAGACCTGAAAACGCCCGCAACAAGATCCTGTTCGAAAACTTAACGCCACTGCATGCAAATTCTCGTCTGCGTATGGAACGTGGTAACGGTTCAACAGAAGATCTGACGGCGCGTGTGCTGGATCTGGCTTCGCCAATTGGCCGTGGTCAACGTGGGCTGATCGTTGCGCCGCCAAAAGCAGGTAAAACCATGCTGCTGCAGAATATCGCGCAGAGCATTGCTTACAACCATCCTGACTGTGTGCTGATGGTGTTGCTGATTGACGAACGTCCGGAAGAAGTTACCGAGATGCAGCGTCTGGTGAAAGGTGAAGTGGTTGCATCAACGTTTGACGAACCAGCTTCCCGTCACGTTCAGGTTGCTGAAATGGTGATCGAAAAAGCGAAGCGTCTGGTTGAACATAAGAAAGACGTTATCATCCTACTGGACTCCATTACTCGTCTGGCGCGTGCTTACAACACCGTTGTTCCGGCCTCGGGCAAAGTGTTGACTGGTGGTGTGGATGCCAACGCCTTGCATCGTCCGAAGCGTTTCTTCGGTGCGGCACGTAACGTTGAGGAAGGTGGTAGCCTGACAATCATCGCCACCGCGCTGGTTGATACTGGTTCCAAGATGGACGAAGTGATTTACGAAGAATTTAAAGGTACAGGTAATATGGAACTGCACCTAGCGCGTAAAATTGCAGAAAAACGCGTGTTCCCAGCGATTGATTACAACCGTTCTGGTACGCGTAAAGAAGAGCTGCTTACTACCTCTGAAGAATTGCAGAAGATGTGGATTCTACGCAAAATCATCCACCCAATGGGCGAGATCGATGCGATGGAATTCCTCATCAATAAGTTGGCGATGACGAAAACCAACGATGAATTCTTCGATATGATGAAACGTTCATAAATCCGGGCGTTCATCTATACCCTAAATAATTCGAGTTGCGGGACAAAACGTGTTTGTTTTGAATAACGCGAAACGCTAGCCCCTCAGGGTGATGCTCGGATACGAGACGAGTATTGCCAACGCAAACGCAGTTTGAAGTATGGCGGGTACATTACGGATAACTCGGGGAACGCCACGCTGGGTCGTGGCGTTTTTTTATCTCCTAAGTGATCGGATGTGAATGTGCTTTCCGCAGGGAAAGCGCGGTTACTACTTCAATTTGTACTGGCGATCAACGTGGGCGATAGGATATAAGGCGTAAACCGAGTCTATACTGAACAGCTACAGCACGGCTGTTAACGGTGAACTTATTCACTATGAGTACCGAATTACTATTTATTTTCTTGTTTTCTCTGGGCTTTCTTTTTTTTGCTCGCAGCATCGCGGGTAAAATAGGACTTGTCGATCGTCCCAATTACCGTAAACGTCATCGGGGTCTTGTACCTCTGGTTGGCGGCATTTCCGTGTATGCGGGTATCTGCTTTACCTACTTTATTACCGATCAATATATCCCCAACTTCGATCGTTACCTGCCGTGCGCGGGTGTGCTGGTATTTGTCGGCATGCTTGACGATCGTTTTGATATCAGTGTGAAAATTCGTGCCGTTGTGCAGGCATTGGTCGCGGTGGTGATGATGGCCTTTGCTGACTTGACGATACACAATCTGGGGCACATTTTCGGCCCATGGCCGATGGGGCTGGGGCCGTTTGGCTATCTGGTTACGCTGTTTGCCGTTTGGGCTGCGATCAATGCGTTCAATATGGTGGACGGGATTGATGGGTTGCTCGGTGGGTTGTCCAGCGTCTCATTCGGGGCGATGGGGATCTTGTTGTATCTGAGCGGCCATACGAATCTGGCATTGTGGTGTTTCGCCATGATCGCGGCGACGTTGCCTTATATTCTGCTTAATCTCGGCATGTTTGGGCGACGCTACAAAGTCTTCATGGGCGATGCGGGTAGCACGATGATTGGCTTCACGGCTATTTGGCTCCTGATTCAGACGACGCAAGGCCCGCAGCATCCGATTAATCCGGTTACCGCACTGTGGATTATCGCTATTCCGCTGATCGATATGATTGCCATTATGTATCGACGTTTGCGTAAGGGAATGAGTCCGTTCTCGCCTGACCGACAGCATATTCATCATTTAATGATGCGAGCTGGTTTTTCTTCCCGTCAGGCATTTGTCCTGATTACGCTGGCTGCCGCCTTGTTGGCTGCGATCGGCGTGTTGGGAGAATATTTCTTTTTTATACCTGAATGGGTCATGTTGGCATTATTCTTGCTTGTATTTCTGCTATATGGCTACTGCCTGAAACGAGCATGGCGGGTCGCCCGTTTTATCAAGCGAGTCAAACGCCGTATGCGGCATTCTGATGAGCAAAAGCAGTCATCCTGACCAAATAACTTTGGGGAAGTAATGAAATCAGAGAACTTGTCTACTGGGAATGCGTTGATTGATAACGAACTGGATATTCGTGGTTTATTTTGCCACTTGTGGCGTGGGAAAGTGTGGCCGGTAGCGATTGGCCTGCTTTTTGCCATTGTAGCATTAGGTTACTCCTATCTTGTTAAACAGGAGTGGAGTGCGACAGCGATTACCGACAAACCAACGGTCAATATGCTGGGTGGATATTACTCGCAGCAGCAATTCCTGCGTAACCTTGATGCCCGATCTTTTTCCACTCTTCAGCCTGAACAACCGCCTATCTCGGCTGATGCTTATGGTGAACTCATCATGCAATTAGCGGCTTATGATACCCGCCGCGATTTCTGGTTGCAGACCAACTACTACAAGCAACGGCTGGAAGGTGATGAAAAGGCTGACGCGGCCTTGCTGGATGAACTGGTCAATAATATTCAGTTTACGCCGCGTGATGATGGGAAAAAAACCAACGATTCCGTTAAGTTAGTGGCGGAAACCTCTGCGGATGCAAATACGTTACTCCGTCAGTATGTGGCTTTTGCCAGCCAGCGTGCTGCCAGCCATCTGAATGAAGAGATTAAAGGGGCCTGGGCCGCCAGAACTATTTTCATGAAGTCGCAGATTAAACGTCAGGAAGCGGTAGCGAAAGCGATTTACGATCGTGAAATTCGCAGCGTCGAACTGGCACTGAAAATTGCACAACAACAAGGTATTAGCCGTAGTCAGACGGATACACCAGTAGATGAAATCCCCGCATCGGAAATGTTCCTGCTTGGCAGGCCGATGCTCCAAGCCCGACTGGAGACGTTACAGACCAGCGGCCCTCACTACGAACTGGATTACGATCAAAATCGTGCGATGTTGGCAACGTTGAACGTTGGACCAACGCTCGAGCCCAATTTCCAGACGTATCGTTATTTGCGAACGCCGGAAGAGCCGGTGAAGCGTGACAGCCCGCGCCGGGCATTTCTGATGGTGATGTGGGGTGCGATTGGTGCGCTCATCGGGGCGGGGATTGCCTTGGCCCGCCGTCCGCGCTAACCGGCTTGCTGATTTGTGTTTGATGCTCGGCAAGCATTTGCATCTACCCTGATTAAAGAGATTCAATGTGAAAGTGTTGACTGTTTTCGGCACCCGGCCGGAGGCCATTAAAGTGGCACCGCTGGTCCATGCCTTGGCTCAGGATGGAGCCTTTGAATCGAGAATTTGCGTAACAGCCCAGCATCGGGAGATGCTGGATCAGGTGCTGCGTTTGTTCGATATTACGCCGGATTACGATCTGGATATTATGCGACCGGGACAGGGGCTCAGTGAGATATCTTGCCGGATTTTATCGGGGCTTGAACCCGTTATGGCGGAGTTCAAACCGGATTTGGTGTTGGTTCATGGCGATACCACTACGACGCTGGCAACCAGTCTGGCGGCTTTTTACCAGCGTATTCCGGTCGGCCACGTAGAAGCGGGTTTGCGTACTGGTAATCTGTATTCTCCCTGGCCGGAAGAAGCCAACCGTAAGCTGACCGGGCATCTGGCGATGTACCATTTTGCCCCGACGGAGAATTCCCGCCAAAATTTGCTGCGTGAACACTTGTCCGATCGGCATATCTTTGTGACGGGCAATACGGTGATTGATGCGCTGTTTTGGGTGCGTGACCGTATCATCGGCGATGCTACGCTACGTCGCAGCCTCGACGAAAAATATGCTTTTTTGGACGACAGTAAAAAACTGATTCTGGTTACTGGGCATCGACGTGAGAGCTTTGGCGGCGGCTTTGAGCGCATTTGTGGCGCATTGGCCGATATTGCCCGCCGACACCCTGAAGTGCAGATTGTGTACCCAGTCCACCTGAATCCTAACGTTGGCGAGCCGGTGAATCGTATCCTGAGCGGCATTGATAATGTGATGCTGATTGCACCGCAGGACTATCTGCCTTTTGTGTATTTGATGAACCGTTCTTACATGATTTTGACCGACTCGGGTGGCATTCAGGAAGAGGCTCCGTCGCTAGGAATACCTGTTTTGGTGATGCGTGATGCGACGGAGCGACCGGAAGCGGTGGAAGCGGGGACGGTCAAACTGGTCGGCACGGAAGTGGCGAGCATTGTCGATGCGGTATCTATGCTGTTGACGGATGAAGAGGCGTATCAGGCAATGAGCCGCGCCCACAACCCCTATGGCGATGGCCAAGCCTGTCAACGCATTGTTGATGCGTTAAAAAATCATAGGGAATGATTTTTAGCGCTGCTTTTGCAGCGACCCGAAGGGTGTCGGGCAGGGATAGCCTGACATAAAAAATCGCCAGGTGCGATTTTAAACGTCGCCATGCGGCGGCAGACATAAAAATTATGGTGACACTATGAGCTTTACTACCATTTCCGTAATCGGTTTAGGTTACATTGGCTTACCCACCGCTGCGGCGTTTGCGTCGCGTCAGAAAAAAGTTATCGGTGTCGATGTGAACAAACTGGCGGTTGAGACCATTAATCGCGGTGAAATCCATATTGTCGAACCCGATTTGGATACCTTGGTCAAGGTCGCGGTGGAAAATGGCTACCTTCAGGCGATGACAAAACCTGTGCCAGCCGATGCTTTCCTGATCGCCGTTCCTACGCCTTTCAAAGGCGATCACGAACCTGATTTAACCTACGTTCAGGCTGCTGCTGCGTCCATCGCCCCTGTTCTGAAGAAAGGCGATCTGGTGATCCTGGAATCAACGTCCCCCGTAGGGGCGACGGAGCAAATGGCCGAGTGGCTTGCTGAGGCGCGCGCGGATTTGACGTTTCCGCAGCAGGTAGGGGAAACGGCAGACATCAATATTGTCTATTGCCCTGAACGCGTACTACCCGGTCAGGTTGTGGTGGAGTTGATTAAGAACGATCGCGTTATTGGCGGTATGACTCCCGTGTGCTCTGCCCGCGCCAGTGAACTGTACAACATCTTCCTGGAAGGTGAGTGTGTGGTTACTAACTCCCGCACCGCCGAAATGTGTAAGTTGACTGAAAACAGCTTCCGCGACGTTAATATTGCTTTCGCCAATGAGCTCTCGCTGATTTGTGCCGAACAAAACATTAACGTATGGGAACTTATCCGATTGGCAAATCGCCATCCCCGCGTCAATATCCTGCAACCCGGTCCTGGCGTAGGCGGGCACTGTATCGCGGTCGACCCTTGGTTTATCGTGGCGCAAAATCCGCAGCAGGCTCGACTGATTCACACCGCCAGGCTGGTGAACGATGGTAAGCCGCTCTGGGTGGTGGATCAGGTCAAAGCGGCCGTGGCGGATTATCTGGTGCAAACGGATAAGCGCGCTAGCGAGGTCACGGTGGCCTGCTTTGGATTAGCGTTCAAGCCTGATATCGACGATTTGCGTGAAAGCCCTGCGGTGGGGATTACGTCGATGATTGCACAATGGAATTCCGGCGTGACGTTAGTCGTCGAACCGAATGTCAAACACCTGCCGTCCGCGCTGGCTGGGCAGGTAAAACTGGTCGATACCCTCAGCGCATTAAAAGAAGCTGATGTGCTAGTGATGCTGGTCGATCATCGTCAGTTTAAAGCGATTAACCCAGAAGATGTGAAACAACCGTGGGTCATTGATACCAAAGGAGTATGGCGTTGAAACGTATTTTAATTACCGGTGGAGCTGGGTTTATTGGTTCAGCGTTG includes the following:
- the rho gene encoding transcription termination factor Rho, with amino-acid sequence MNLTELKNTPVSELITLGENMGLENQARMRKQDIIFAILKQHAKSGEDIFGDGVLEILQDGFGFLRSADSSYLAGPDDIYVSPSQIRRFNLRTGDTISGKIRPPKEGERYFALLKVNEVNYDRPENARNKILFENLTPLHANSRLRMERGNGSTEDLTARVLDLASPIGRGQRGLIVAPPKAGKTMLLQNIAQSIAYNHPDCVLMVLLIDERPEEVTEMQRLVKGEVVASTFDEPASRHVQVAEMVIEKAKRLVEHKKDVIILLDSITRLARAYNTVVPASGKVLTGGVDANALHRPKRFFGAARNVEEGGSLTIIATALVDTGSKMDEVIYEEFKGTGNMELHLARKIAEKRVFPAIDYNRSGTRKEELLTTSEELQKMWILRKIIHPMGEIDAMEFLINKLAMTKTNDEFFDMMKRS
- the wecA gene encoding UDP-N-acetylglucosamine--undecaprenyl-phosphate N-acetylglucosaminephosphotransferase; protein product: MNLFTMSTELLFIFLFSLGFLFFARSIAGKIGLVDRPNYRKRHRGLVPLVGGISVYAGICFTYFITDQYIPNFDRYLPCAGVLVFVGMLDDRFDISVKIRAVVQALVAVVMMAFADLTIHNLGHIFGPWPMGLGPFGYLVTLFAVWAAINAFNMVDGIDGLLGGLSSVSFGAMGILLYLSGHTNLALWCFAMIAATLPYILLNLGMFGRRYKVFMGDAGSTMIGFTAIWLLIQTTQGPQHPINPVTALWIIAIPLIDMIAIMYRRLRKGMSPFSPDRQHIHHLMMRAGFSSRQAFVLITLAAALLAAIGVLGEYFFFIPEWVMLALFLLVFLLYGYCLKRAWRVARFIKRVKRRMRHSDEQKQSS
- the wzzE gene encoding ECA polysaccharide chain length modulation protein — protein: MKSENLSTGNALIDNELDIRGLFCHLWRGKVWPVAIGLLFAIVALGYSYLVKQEWSATAITDKPTVNMLGGYYSQQQFLRNLDARSFSTLQPEQPPISADAYGELIMQLAAYDTRRDFWLQTNYYKQRLEGDEKADAALLDELVNNIQFTPRDDGKKTNDSVKLVAETSADANTLLRQYVAFASQRAASHLNEEIKGAWAARTIFMKSQIKRQEAVAKAIYDREIRSVELALKIAQQQGISRSQTDTPVDEIPASEMFLLGRPMLQARLETLQTSGPHYELDYDQNRAMLATLNVGPTLEPNFQTYRYLRTPEEPVKRDSPRRAFLMVMWGAIGALIGAGIALARRPR
- the wecB gene encoding non-hydrolyzing UDP-N-acetylglucosamine 2-epimerase; protein product: MKVLTVFGTRPEAIKVAPLVHALAQDGAFESRICVTAQHREMLDQVLRLFDITPDYDLDIMRPGQGLSEISCRILSGLEPVMAEFKPDLVLVHGDTTTTLATSLAAFYQRIPVGHVEAGLRTGNLYSPWPEEANRKLTGHLAMYHFAPTENSRQNLLREHLSDRHIFVTGNTVIDALFWVRDRIIGDATLRRSLDEKYAFLDDSKKLILVTGHRRESFGGGFERICGALADIARRHPEVQIVYPVHLNPNVGEPVNRILSGIDNVMLIAPQDYLPFVYLMNRSYMILTDSGGIQEEAPSLGIPVLVMRDATERPEAVEAGTVKLVGTEVASIVDAVSMLLTDEEAYQAMSRAHNPYGDGQACQRIVDALKNHRE
- the wecC gene encoding UDP-N-acetyl-D-mannosamine dehydrogenase, which gives rise to MSFTTISVIGLGYIGLPTAAAFASRQKKVIGVDVNKLAVETINRGEIHIVEPDLDTLVKVAVENGYLQAMTKPVPADAFLIAVPTPFKGDHEPDLTYVQAAAASIAPVLKKGDLVILESTSPVGATEQMAEWLAEARADLTFPQQVGETADINIVYCPERVLPGQVVVELIKNDRVIGGMTPVCSARASELYNIFLEGECVVTNSRTAEMCKLTENSFRDVNIAFANELSLICAEQNINVWELIRLANRHPRVNILQPGPGVGGHCIAVDPWFIVAQNPQQARLIHTARLVNDGKPLWVVDQVKAAVADYLVQTDKRASEVTVACFGLAFKPDIDDLRESPAVGITSMIAQWNSGVTLVVEPNVKHLPSALAGQVKLVDTLSALKEADVLVMLVDHRQFKAINPEDVKQPWVIDTKGVWR